In the genome of Phycisphaerales bacterium, one region contains:
- a CDS encoding HDIG domain-containing protein, which produces MRLFARQTARQKEIRRSKAERRLTWYHRVSEHLHVPPLAYLLLCATCAAIIVNAGAPPLLLQVGERAPRAITARVAFRIEDERATQVERMRARDRTEDYYTLDATLLRDLAGRLSSAIRLARESAGDTARLIEQAAALDLVLDPAGAAELLQFAADPEDRRFAHAVDRAIELLMRQPLVEANDSARRGIAINAILVDPQQQVERAIPITRLLFSNNPEHVVTVIGEAAHAFPEALRPAMVASLRTMLRTPVATTAKPLYRYDFARSTREAQAAADRVVTQYVEYSAGATLADAGTISADELLVLREEQRQYLARRDVDPAFDRAHRLAAFARGAVAFVLVFGLGGYIFVVHRKSLGPPLRRLVMAAALLLILGLVRATVLYTPYPHATIGLHALAVTLLAVVSRRGPAYATTGLMALLIALAAGQDATFLATLVVLSIVLFLGLREIRSRGRIVMVGGIAAVLVGLLTFLDGLMGNQELQFILETRVLWAVVATLVATFLVEGTLPLIEQFFGVTTSMTLLEWCDPNRPLLRMLAAESPGTYNHSLLVGTLAGAAADAIGADGLLARTGSYYHDIGKINKPEYFVENQALGCDNRHERLSPAMSHLVIIAHVKDGVEMAKEYGLPAALRPFIPEHHGTCVVEYFFHAANQARRPGDAEIPESQFRYPGPKPQTKETAIVMMCDTVEGAVRAMSEPTPHRIEDVVDRMIQKRMVDGQFDECDLTFRELAVIRASLVKTLSSVYHGRVRYPSGPKEERKATEARATS; this is translated from the coding sequence ATGCGTCTATTCGCACGACAAACCGCGCGGCAGAAGGAAATCCGGCGCTCCAAGGCCGAGCGCCGTTTGACGTGGTATCATCGCGTCTCCGAGCACCTGCACGTCCCGCCGTTGGCCTACCTGCTGCTCTGTGCTACCTGCGCGGCCATTATCGTCAATGCCGGCGCCCCCCCGCTCCTCCTGCAGGTCGGCGAACGGGCACCGCGCGCGATCACCGCGCGCGTCGCCTTCCGCATCGAGGATGAGCGCGCCACGCAGGTCGAACGCATGCGGGCCCGGGACCGGACCGAGGACTACTACACCCTCGACGCCACGTTGCTGCGGGATCTGGCCGGTCGATTGAGCAGTGCGATTCGCCTTGCCCGGGAAAGCGCCGGTGACACCGCCCGACTCATCGAACAGGCCGCGGCGCTGGACCTGGTGCTCGACCCGGCTGGTGCCGCCGAGTTACTGCAATTCGCGGCCGACCCGGAAGATCGCCGCTTCGCCCATGCCGTGGACCGGGCGATCGAACTGCTGATGCGCCAACCGCTGGTCGAGGCCAATGACTCCGCCCGCCGCGGCATCGCGATCAACGCCATTCTCGTAGATCCGCAGCAGCAGGTTGAACGTGCGATACCGATCACGCGGCTGCTCTTCAGCAACAACCCGGAGCACGTCGTCACGGTCATCGGCGAAGCCGCCCATGCGTTTCCCGAGGCCCTGCGGCCGGCGATGGTTGCTTCGCTCCGCACCATGCTGCGCACCCCCGTCGCGACCACCGCCAAGCCCCTCTACCGCTACGACTTTGCCCGTTCAACCCGCGAGGCGCAGGCGGCAGCAGACCGCGTCGTCACCCAATATGTGGAGTATTCCGCCGGGGCGACTCTGGCCGATGCGGGCACCATCTCGGCCGATGAACTGCTGGTGCTCCGCGAAGAACAGCGGCAATACCTTGCCCGGCGGGATGTGGACCCGGCTTTCGATCGGGCACACCGGCTCGCCGCGTTCGCGCGCGGCGCGGTTGCTTTCGTGCTCGTGTTCGGACTCGGTGGCTACATCTTCGTCGTGCACCGCAAGTCCCTCGGGCCGCCTCTTCGGCGGCTGGTGATGGCCGCCGCCCTGCTCCTGATTCTCGGCCTGGTGCGGGCCACGGTGCTCTACACGCCCTACCCCCACGCAACGATCGGTCTGCACGCGCTCGCGGTCACCCTGCTGGCGGTCGTGTCACGGCGTGGCCCCGCCTATGCGACAACCGGCCTGATGGCGTTGCTGATCGCCTTGGCCGCCGGGCAGGATGCCACCTTCCTTGCCACCCTTGTCGTCCTGTCGATCGTGCTTTTTCTCGGCCTGCGCGAGATTCGCAGCCGCGGACGCATCGTCATGGTGGGTGGTATCGCGGCCGTGCTGGTTGGACTGTTGACCTTCCTCGATGGGCTCATGGGGAATCAGGAATTACAGTTCATCCTTGAGACACGCGTGCTCTGGGCGGTGGTCGCCACGCTCGTTGCAACCTTCCTGGTCGAGGGGACGCTGCCCCTGATCGAGCAGTTCTTTGGTGTGACAACCAGCATGACACTGTTGGAGTGGTGCGACCCGAACCGGCCACTGCTGCGCATGCTGGCTGCGGAGTCCCCCGGCACCTACAACCATAGTCTGCTGGTGGGGACACTGGCAGGTGCCGCAGCCGACGCGATCGGTGCGGATGGCCTGCTGGCGCGGACCGGGTCTTACTATCACGACATCGGCAAAATCAACAAGCCGGAGTATTTTGTCGAGAATCAGGCCCTCGGGTGCGACAACCGCCACGAGCGCCTTTCCCCCGCGATGAGCCATCTCGTCATCATCGCGCACGTCAAGGACGGGGTGGAAATGGCCAAGGAATACGGCCTGCCCGCAGCACTGCGGCCATTCATTCCCGAGCATCACGGCACCTGCGTCGTCGAGTATTTCTTCCACGCCGCCAACCAGGCGCGCCGGCCAGGCGACGCGGAGATTCCCGAGTCGCAGTTCCGGTACCCGGGCCCCAAACCGCAGACGAAGGAGACGGCGATTGTCATGATGTGCGATACGGTTGAAGGAGCTGTGCGGGCCATGTCGGAACCGACACCGCACCGGATTGAGGACGTGGTCGATCGCATGATCCAGAAACGCATGGTCGACGGACAATTCGATGAGTGCGATCTGACCTTCCGCGAGCTGGCGGTCATTCGCGCCTCGCTCGTCAAGACGCTCAGCAGCGTGTACCACGGGCGCGTGCGCTATCCCAGTGGGCCGAAGGAGGAGCGGAAAGCGACGGAAGCCCGTGCGACGAGTTGA